ctatggtcaagcacacctctaacatccataaacatcattacatatctatactgtacttttacattacatcgttctacgatttgtcatgtccacattctatctattacataaacaagctttactctaaccgacctcctcttctatcctgtacctgcgagtctgggggtaaaagggagaggggtgagctaaaagcccagtgagtagaaccatagaacatattatcaaacatgctccaatgaaatgcatcataactcagacaattcacataagggttgggtgaacttgtcaccaattagtccaagctaactctgtgccaggccgtagcatggggtcctggtcttcctgtcataacatacattacttaccattactccagggcctcctctgggctcctggtcttcgagtcccataaccgtgccaggccgtagaatggggtcctggtctttccttactctgtgccaggccgtagaatggggtcctggtcttcctgtcatggactaattgggtcatccaatattcacccacatcaataacaatcgatgcaatgcggcatattcgtgaaaactaatgcaatcatcctattgcataatcatgatgcatgaaacatgataaaacagttaatttctcaatttaaaagattaagtttagttctactcacctctggctgactctgacaacaccgaagcagctgaactcactgctggggtcctcggttcctcgggtccgaacctacacaggtggactcaaatgagggaccaaacacacctgaacataactataaactactctccaaaaaccccctaaaacatcatgaaataaccatagaaaaacatgcaaaggaggcctggacagggcactttaggcggcaagttcggcggccgaaagtccctccagagccgaaagtcaggcaggttcggcggcactttcggcggccgaaactcccagacagagacgaaactcatgcatgttcggcggcactttcggcggccgaaactgccagacagagacgaaagtctcctttcgggggcaagcttcggcagtcgaaaggctgcctccccagccatgttcggcagccgaaagtccttcggctgcagaatctggtttctgccaaagggcagaaacttggctccctttgcacatttcgcctccaaacctttccaacatgcatcaaacctattctacaacacacaaacaccagcatacatgttcctaggggcctcaaaccatcataaaccccatctacaactcattaagcatccacattgctcaagaacatacatttatacccataaacataaccataacctaaacatgcattctaccccatagatctacttaaaacttactttaaacatgcaatgagcttaagatcagctcttacctcttgaagatcgagagagagacgacctaaactcgaagttgggagagattgggttcttgaacctccaagctccaaaactttgctcaaaagctcaaatcttcaaaacaaagttaaaacaaatgaaaatcttgaaagatctagaggaaagacgtcaaggatgggtgagggacggcggagactcaccttggccgaaaatggggaaaaagctcgcccgttttcggctaagggacccttttatagtggctggccagaccacgttcgggggccgaatgtgcctccgcatgcatgccatgttcggcggccgaacttgaggttcggcggccgaacctggacttccctcacttatgctttcgggggcctaaagcacacccgcaacgcatgcatgttcggtggccgaacttgaggttcggcggccgaacctgagttttcctccaatgctattttcatgcaaaaactcatttcccttcatgcttaaaacataaaatacattaaaacattttataaaaacatagttctacccttctagaggtctccgacacccgaaattccaccggacggtaggaattccgataccggagtctagccgggtattacaatatctaATATGACTGACATGTGACATTTTCTTGTTGAACCCTATGAGCAACAAAAATGTACTTAAAATAACTATTAAGATTgactatatataaaataattaataccaTCATTATAACTCAATACTAAGAAATTACTAAAAGATACTCTCTTTATTATGCCGCTTTCATCGTAACTCATAACATCGACTTGCCTTCTCAACTTGCCTCAAGCAACATGTACTTCTTGACCTATCTCGGTTCTCCTTAACGTTGACCCACTTGTGAGAACTTTTATTTGGCTGTGAGGTCTCTTTCTTGCTCAACCACACAGGTAGAATTGAACTTGTATTTTAATAATACACATTACTCTCCAATTTCTTCACGTAAACAACACTACCTTGGGCAAGGAGGAACAAGAAAGCACAAACAACCCAGGGTTGACAACTCTGTGATTTATACTTTATGTTCCCTCCTTCCTTACTCAATTTTCCTCACAAAGTCTTTCAAGGTCTTCGAAATATTTCCGCACAAGCAATTTGCAGCACAATGTGGCTTTATTCACAGAGAACACTTCATAGTGCTTAGTTGTGCCACTTTTATGTCACCTGTTTACCACATTTCGGACCACTCCCCCACTTATTGCTTTGGCCCATCTTCTTGGGCGGCTACCAATCGGATACCGAAAGTTGAACATCTCTTTTAACTCCTTGATAATAACCAACTCAATCTTGGTCACCCCTTTCTCTATACCCTATTCCTCAAGGTTTCAATCTTCTTCAGGAAGGTTTTAAGTTCAGTCATATCTCTTGAATTTGTTATCATAATTTGCTTACTCTATTAAAAGTCAAATGCCACATTCTTTTGTGTTAATCATAgatgttgaaaaaaaaattccttcaTGTACTTTCCGTATGAACACATTATTGGAGTTTATCAACTCTCTTGAATAACAAATGCTACATTTTTATAGTAAAATTGAAGCTTACCATTTCATATCACCCTTTTCTCCTATAAAGTGTGAATATTATCTATCCATAGGATTTTACTCTTTCATTTTTTGAATAGATTTACCTTTATAGTTTTACCATATAAACGTTATTCTCTATACACCTGCATAGTCACAattcttaataatattaataaataagttcATATTGAAGAGCAAATTATTTACCTCCATCCCACAATAAGGATTGGGGCTCTGGGATTCCACCATTGTCTACTTCATAGGCATCAGCTCGTAATTCATACAATTGATAATTGCTCATTCGATTCACTTCCGAAATACTTCTCACCGTCTTATATATGTCATATTTAACATTTTCGCACAATTACTGCAAAAATACATAAGAGGCCTCTGCCTCAATTCATTTTCAGTAGGTCTCTACCTCaatttcatctctggaggccTTTGACTCAATTTTAACACAGGAGGCCTCTGCCTAAACTCTTGAAGGTGCTTAACTTAGGATCCTTAGATGGTCTCAAGCTCTCTTGGTTCATCCTCACCCTTATCTTTGTATCGCGAGGTCATTACTCTCTCTTCAATGATTACTAAAAAGGAGCGTGCAACACCTAGTCATTACCCCCTCTTCAAAAGACAGGTCAAATAGAGTGTGCAGAACTAAATCATTACTTTTTTCCCAATTAGTGCACATAGTGGAGTGTGCAACACCTCATGTCAACATGGCCACCACAGCCAAAATGCTCACACCTTCTTCTTAGCACCACATTGCACGTATCtcatcatatatttttttttaggaTGAAAAGGACTGACTCTATCTCTCATGTCAGCCAATTCATGGTGGGACATTCACTGACCCAAGCCCGAAGCTTCTCAAACCTCTTCTCTTGGATAGTAGACATTCCAGTAGAATCTCATCCTATTATTTAGATTGTTCATTAATCGAAACTAGGCTATAATACCAAATGTCACGGTTTCAGATTTTAGCACTTGCTTTGAACCGTGCGGGCACTTGGTTTGAACTTTTCAAACCAAGTCAGTCTTAAGAATCATCCGATAATTTGTGATTTCATACTATCTCGATAGTCAAGGTTACATAAGACTCCAACGAAGCCCTCAAACGATATATATTTACAAGTCTCACAACATCCACAAGAGAAAAGAACTGGTCATAAAAACTCATGAACTGACAACTTATTTTATTCCGAGAGCAAAATTGTAATTATACATTCACATCAATCCAATCGTTCAATAATCTTTACATCACTTGTAGACAGGGGGATGACCTACAAGAAGTAGAGGTACAACTCTCACTTGTAGATAGGGAGATGATCTACAAGAAGTAGAGGCACAACTCGACAACACTTCAAGCCCACGATAGTCAGCTGGGCGCAGTTTTcactggtggccaactagtcactttCCTTTAAAGAGTCTTAGAAACAAATAGACTTGTGGCAGGAGGAGATatcaacatgtctcatatgacacaccatccaaaataaatacatgaaataataaattatctcGTCTATTAACTTTCtactaatttatattaatttattccaATATTGCTTAATGGAAAATTCAATGTtggaaaattataattttaatcccTGAAAACTCTATGAACTTGACTCTATGATTACATTAACATGGTTAAAATCTCCTctgtgaaatataaaaattacaaataaagtGGCTTAGAATCAAAGTAACCCTAAAATTAAAATGTGGCCGTAAATTAAAAGacaactttttaatttatttgagaaTTAGAAAAGTGAAGGGGGCTGGGGAGTATAGGATCATGCGCAACACAAAGTAGCTCCTCgtctctaaaatttattttaaactactGAAGACTATAGGATCATGCGCTATAGGAAGCGCACGCGCACTGCAGAGCGGAGggtcccttcttcttcttcggcctcttcctcttctgggTTTCTGCAATGGAGTCATCTTGTTTATCTCAAAACTATTTTCTTATTGCATAATGTTTTGTTTATGTTAATGGGATTTGCTCCTTTTCCGATGCTTTTGTCCTTCACCTCTGTTTTGTTTTCTCATTTGACCATTTTTCTAGGTTTGACATTGAACAAATATGGAACTTAAAAGAATCAGGTGAGGAAAATCTGTGAAAACAGGCTGTATTTATATTACAAGATTGGAAAACGGTTGAGTTTTCAGCCAAGAATCAGAGTTTGTTACAGGTAGTTGGAAGAAGAAAACAGCATACCTGGCTTTGACCTTAACCCTCCGCTTCGCGTTATAAAGTTTGTGCAATTGGAACGGCACCGTTTCATTTAACTTCGGTGCGCACCGTTTTATTGATGCTACACTTCGTCGATCTCATTTCTTCTGCTATTTTCTGCTGCTACGTGgttttttatcaatttagaattgaaaataaaataactatcaatttaaaataaaaaaaattatttataaatttagagtTTAATCGCTCAAtaacaattataattaatttctagcacttttataaaaaaaaaattaaaatctaactTCAggcaattatttatttattttatatatatttttttacaaatacTGCTTGCTAACATTTCTATATATGTGTGATCATATTAACCAcacaagaattaattaataatcccaaactaaaagaaaaattacaaaTTGTTTTTTTACCAATCATGAAAACTGCATTAATTCATTTATAATCCTTTTGAAATGattaattatttctttaaaaaagtgaaaaattaaattgaagaaTAAGTCTTCCCAGGTAGCACCGCTTGCTTGCTGGCAGAAGAATAGCCCAATAGGAATGTCCTGACCCATACTCTAATCCACGGCCTCGACAGCCAATTTCTTTCTGTCtgtgttttaataaatttttaaaagtgaaaaattaaTCCATTCTTTCAACTCTCAAAGAACATCTCAGCTTCAAATGAATAAGTTAATTTAAGAAGGTGGAAAAGTTTACCTACTGTATAGAAATTATGATCATGTATCTAAATAACCTAACTGGTAATTATGATTAGCAGACGTAATTATGCTAATAGGATGGTCGCAGCTATTGGCTTATAAATGGAGCAAATATTTTTGTAGCTTAGCTTAAAAAGACCAAGCAGTTTGAGTTAAAGCCCCATCACATGAGCTGGatttaaactaaatttatatatatatataggtgaATGTTGCCTAATGATGGGGACCCATTGGGTCACCAAGTCACCAACTCTGCATTCTAGAATTCCTGATTTTAGCTAAGCTTTCTCTGCAGGTTGAAGATGATGACCACAGAAATGGGAAAATAATCATAAATCCCATTAGACCCCCTAAAATAAATTTTGCTTTCTGAGCATCCATCTACTTGGATCCCCTACCTACTATTGATGATTAAACTTACAACTTCATGAATATTGGTGATccccaataaaattaaaataaaaaaataaattcagataATTACTGCCAGTGCTTCATCTTTTAGCAGCAATTATAGAGAATTTCCACTGTTAACTTCATTGCTTAGGCTGCAAAATATTGAGTAAAATATTTATCAGTTGAATTTGAATATCAAATTCCAATGGAAAATAATCTAGTATTTCTCCGAAGCTAAAATCTTTCTCCAGTTTAGTAGAACATTTGACAGAATCTATCAAGTATCTAAGTCACGAATTGCAAAGATTTCGttatgttctttttttttttcatttttttaaaaataatttcaatactTATTCAATCAAGAACAATGTTtattaatacttttaaaaaaagagagagaaaataaagcatgttttttattttctgtGCAAATTATGCTCTGCACTCTGGCAGGAAGATCCCATACTAAGATCAATTCTCTGAGAACCGGGAATGAGACCAAAAACGGAAAGGCCTCTGTATGCTTTATGGTTTATTACACAAACTGACCAAAAGAAGGGCCTGCACAAGAAAAGTTCCTACTTTTTTTTTGCCTCAAgaatatatatttcattaagATGAAATACTCTCTTTCTCTTACGTATTAACAAATTAACATTCACAAAGGACCTCTCTTCTAAAATTCACAAATCCGGTTTAATTGAGAATTGAAATCCTCCTACCCTATAGACTGCAGATGTGTCCTAATGCTGCAAAACTGGACATCTCCAAAACATTTTTTTGTcgtctttttttttctataaaaaaaaaaagaattaaaaaaaaaacagaggatAGCTGGAACGGAAAACCTACTCCTCCAAGAAGCGGTTCACAATCCCCATGCTTGGAGTCATCACGTCTCTCTCCCAAACCTCCATCcacctcttcttctttcttttctttttcttgacaTCCGACGACGCCGTTCTCACCTTCATCGCCTCTCTGAACGCTTCCGTCGCGTCCACTCTCTGTAGGTCCCACCCTGCCCTTTTTAATCTCTTTATCTTCCCTATCTGTCTTTTCGCTAGTTGACACGTGTTCTCCTTTATCTCCCTCGCCGCCTCTTCGTATGCGCCTCTCCGTCCCTCATCCCACTCCCCTTCTCCTGTCCCTGGTGggtactttttaaaatatcggTCAAACTCTGGCACTCCAATTGCTTTCAGTAAACCCGGTTGACTCATCGGGTCTTTCCATCGCCGGTACTCCGATAATTCCTCAAACATTCCCGAGTCCAGCATTTCGTCCACTCGTTTGCACAAATAATCGCAGAGCAGAGGCAGTGACACATCCACCCATATGAAACAACACTCGTACCTTAACCGGGTCGACACTGATGCCCCGCTGAAAACATCTAACTCGGGATTAAATCGGTCAACTACCAAAGCATGAATGAATGAATTGGAGCCACCTACGACCAGAGGCAGTTTTTGTCTCGAAACAATATCCGAGATGGCCAATCCAGCCGTTAAACGGAACTCAGAAGGACCCAACTCACCGTCTTCCGGGTCAAACACGCCTAGCAAATGGTGGGGGACGCCGAGACGATCTTGAAACGGGATTTTATTGGTGGTTATATCTAGTCCTTTATAGATTTGCATTTTATCAGAGTTTATGATTTCAGATTGAAACCTTGTGCCGAGATCAATGGAGAGCTTGGATTTCCCACAGCCAGTGGCTCCCATGATGACGACGATCTTGTCTTTCTGGCGGCGGCGATAATGATACCCggaagtagaagaagaagaagaagaagaaggtgcaGCGGATGAGTCCATGCGGACCCCCCCGGGAGGACGGCGGGAAGCGGGTTTGAAGAGCGGGGAGGAGCATGGGAGAGATGAAAGTCTATGGGAAGAAGTGTAGTGGGAGTGAGAATTGATGAAGGGGAGTCTCATAGGCAAAGAGTTCGGGAAGAGAGTGGAGGCGAGGGAAGCTGAGCTGCACAGACATATACGGAATCAATGTGAGGACAGTTTATGCGTGCGTCTTACGAGTTgcgagaaagagaaaaagaagctGCAGCTGGTTGTGGTTGCCAATGGCCTGCGTTTATGAGTATACGACTGTCTCTCTGAAAGCTGTGAGAAGGAGAATGATCCAACGATGGCTGAGCAGAActcttatttataatatacaCCTCCCTTTCTACTGTTGAGATTAATAagatcattattattattattattaagctcTGCGTGCActtcttcaattttttattcagCATACCTGTTTTCGGTTTTAgattatcattaattatttccCATAGTCCGCCATACTTGGGGTTCATAACTCCTTATAAAACCTTTTTttcttaatctttattttaattattatatttctaaGCATTTGTCTAAATATCcataaaatagttataatttgAAATTCTAATAATTCCTTAACATAATctaatagtttaaatttgtaatttcagattgatatattTATCTTCGTCAAAATTGAAGTTAAATCACACAGTAGATTTTAGTTGGAAGTTTGGTTCACATTTGCAGAAAGTGAATGAAAATGATAATGAAAATTCaaggaaaagaaaattcttGTGATTTGACGTAAAAAATGGAGGTAATGGTTAATAtgacttgaaaaaaaaaaagaaaaactactGAAAACCTCTTGGACCTAAAAGTCATAGGTGAGAATGGTGGCATTTCGGAACTGACAACCGTGCTCTCTGTCCTCcaacttaaattaattaatggcaCGCTTGCTTGATGTTTCTGCTTTGAGACTTGAGAGTGaatataacaaattttaaattgaaaaaattttaatagtgtATTAATTATTACTTAACAGATAAATATATTCTGGTTTtgggaaaaaattaaaaaaaataataataaaaataaattcaatttttttaaatacaattaaCTCTTCCCAACTCGAAATTTCTGTTCTAAAAACAACTTCAATATTACAATTCAATttccttaattttaatttttttaatttatttaatatgatttcattataaatatctaaaattttgatttttagtcttatttatttaatttaaaaaaataaagtaaattgaAATATGAGATATTTTTCCATTATATATCTTGTAATTTGTAAAGATTGAAGtgttgtttaatttaaaatgcaGTAAGagtaaaactaattaaaatctCTAATTTTTCTTCTGAATCTGCTTGAGCCACCTCTTTTCTTATGCAGTCAAACTCCATTCCCGGAGCTCTTGTCTCTCTAACCTCCCTCCATTCTTCTCTAAGCTTTTCATCTCCTCGTTTGTGGTAAAAAcctttattataatttcattgaAAGGCtgtaattttatgaaaaatttttacTGCATAATCCTCATACAACGGTTGTATTATGGACTTATTTAGTTTAAAGGTGTAACTTAACTAAGATAGATTACTAAACcatcaaattttataaaaaaatgcaaCCTTGAAGTATATACACtgtgtaatttgaatattttaaggttaaataactattattttataaagttGGATATGAAAAATTAGCATAAGAAATATTAGGATGTCAACTCTCTCCCCTCAttgttttttctcttttttttatttaatttttaaaatttatttctactTGTGTTTGTTTTTAGAATAACATAGACGAGCTATGTTATCCTATTTCCCCACCCAAACAACATTGCATGTgttgaaaaatcaaattataaaagatattctttattttagaggtctaatttaaatttaatataatattaaaattttttctttcgtTATTGAATCTCTCATAAATATAATACGCTTCAATATAGTTTTCAATATGAAGAGTGTGGCATTTTTTTTTgaactaattaaatttagttcAGATTTAATAGATATTACAAATACATGCACAAGGTACAATTATGGTTGAAAAGATGTATGAGTCCTTCTTGCATATCAAAACTTAGCAAATCCAATGATGTCACTAATAACAGGTCACTCAGAATAAATATTGGTTATTCCATTGGATTTCAAATGTTTATTAAGTTTAACTTCTAAAACatgtttatcaaaattaattaattaaaacatgtttataaaaaattaaaacaagttaTAAACATGATTATTGGATTTAAAACatgttgataaaaaaattaaaataaaaatattttctttaatactTTTTTTTCCTAGATTTGATGCTTATATAAGAGGACTTAATTATGTGCATTAAACAAGTGTATACAACAGATTTTGACGATATGTTCACATaggaattaattattttatggagaaaaattaacaatttaataaaaaaaaaactgtatttaaaacacaaaaaaaaatttcaagaatTGAAAATGGATTTTCCTTGAAATAGCTATCAAAGTCTGGGTTGTAAGGAAAAGCTGAGAGTCAGCTGACATGATGTTGAAAAACTTAATTAGTTGAACCTAGCAAGCTAACGACCGCAGCAGAaaaaagattatatatatatatgtatatataaaatgGAATGTGGAATTGGGGTCCACAAGAGTAGAGGGTATGCAGGAAGCACCGACGCTAGACCCAATTTCTAATAAGCTCATGGTTGGTTTCTGCTGGCTGTGGCTGCTGTGACAGTAGGCGTGAGTCTCTCACATGCATGCATGCTCTGCTGCTTGCTGCCTTTGCTCTACTGCTTCTGTTTCTCTTAACATTTTCATTTCCTCTATTCTCTTTTGTCTCCCACTGCTTCTGTGTTCTGCATCCCCCCAATCTCTTTACCATAAACTTTTTCTTGTGCAAATGTTTCATTAATTTGGTGATGCCCATTCTTCCTTCTGCACCACAATCACCCATCAATATTCACTTCGCCTCCAGATTTTTTTCTTGAGAAATACTAACTACCcacatattttattatattaattttttttaattattatactaATTAATGGATCATTTCAACTAGTGAATCACACTGTGGCTAACCTAAGTACTTGATTAAATTGTGAAAtcatgatttgatttaattaattaattacatggTGTGATTTATTATTCTTGTAGTGTATGGTGCTGTGGCTAACGCCATCTGAACATCATTTCGTAAAAGAATTAAGAAAActgaaaatcatgaaaggaaaaatgtacataattattttaagagtgaaaaaaaatcgaaaagCTAAGGTTAATGGTCTGATCATAATGACTTCAAAAGAATGGAGGAGGTAAAACTGATTTGATTAATAGTGAGACTAGGAATACTACCAACTAaacttattataaattaattgaagtGGAAGCTAGCGAATAGGCTTTAAATGccctttttttaattgaaaagcagaaaattatttaatttttttattaaaaaactttgttttgataatattaattttaatgagagtttaaactcaaaattttatgtatatacaCATATAAACATGTAGGAGAGATTTTATTTAACAATAATGTATGCAATTAAATTAATGTATGCAATTCAATTGATTCTATAATTTGTGGATTCATTTGATCTAAATAACCCATAAATGTCAATTACGTAATGCATGCATATCATGGATTTGCTATGTATTTTACTAATCAATGCATAGCTTTAGTTATATTTATCTTTCATACCCAAACATCATTTaaaattgactttttttttgTAAAGTTTGTTAAAAGAGAATTTCGCGTGAAAAGCCACAGATATACTCATGAGCGGCTAATTAAACTCTAAGTTAATTGATACCGAGCaattaatcttaaattttatgaacaacTTAAATCGGATTTAATTTCTGTCGTCTGACATACGTTAGAAGCTCACAATAATTTGCGAAAAGGAAATTTCGAGACAGACGACTTTAAAAAATGTGAGGAGAGTCACAGGTCTATTACAAAGTTCAAGATCCAAATTATATCGggttaattttacattttaattatttttgagttaatggccaaataaatttctacttttaattttattacaattacaCTCATTTTTTACCAATTAAAACCTAATCTTTTAAAAGTGCTCCAATTGCATCCTACTATTACTTCTACTATTAAAAACTAATGAAATTAATAGTAACTAATGAAACTGTGTGTCACTCGCCACATCAGCAAATTTCAGAAtaaacttaataataatttaaaaatttagaataaaattacaacaaaactaaaaatatagaatttttttacaattatttatttcattaacttttttaaaattcactCTACATActagtataatttaaaaaaagtggTGGATTAATATCATATTTCaaagttaaaagaataattttaaaaaaaatcttacaaaattattttattatttttaatatttttaaaatgaatcatgttaaatattattttaaattatttttaatgtttcatgactaatgtatttaataaaattatttttttaataataattttaaaagtaatgttAAATAGTATGTATATTagacaaatttaaaaaaaattgattcataatgattttacttaaaataagattaagataaattattattattataaaaattattgataaaaattaaaaaaattgaataataataataatagtaatttttaaatatatttaatactgaataaaagtaatttaataattttataagtctCCAACAATATAAGTAATGGTAGGTACTTTTGAtcagatattaaaaaaataaagtttaattaataaaaaataaaaatataggatAGAATTGCAATAAAAAAATGTTACAAATACCGACAAATACAATtgaagtaattttaaaatatcaaattttaatgGGCAAAAAAAGTATAgagtttaattataaaaaaaattaaaagtacgcACGTTTTTgccatttatttattatttattttgatatttttataaatttttattattataaatagtctcttttatttttttgctaTTTGACATACTTTCTGATTTTTaagaattcaataaaaaattttaatttttaactctttattttctaaatttttttaatcaaatgttattaattaaaatttctaacgAGTTTAAACAGTtctatttcattaataatttgaGCAATAATGCATATTTCAAATTGAGGAGGTTTAATAAAGCTTATCTATGTCGATAATCATGTTGTATCAATCTTGTAATATTTGGTAGTTATctagtaaaataattttacttatttattactGTACCAATGTTACTTTTGTAAGATACCATATAATTGATTAACCATGAATGA
This Manihot esculenta cultivar AM560-2 chromosome 6, M.esculenta_v8, whole genome shotgun sequence DNA region includes the following protein-coding sequences:
- the LOC110617168 gene encoding adenylate isopentenyltransferase → MRLPFINSHSHYTSSHRLSSLPCSSPLFKPASRRPPGGVRMDSSAAPSSSSSSSTSGYHYRRRQKDKIVVIMGATGCGKSKLSIDLGTRFQSEIINSDKMQIYKGLDITTNKIPFQDRLGVPHHLLGVFDPEDGELGPSEFRLTAGLAISDIVSRQKLPLVVGGSNSFIHALVVDRFNPELDVFSGASVSTRLRYECCFIWVDVSLPLLCDYLCKRVDEMLDSGMFEELSEYRRWKDPMSQPGLLKAIGVPEFDRYFKKYPPGTGEGEWDEGRRGAYEEAAREIKENTCQLAKRQIGKIKRLKRAGWDLQRVDATEAFREAMKVRTASSDVKKKKRKKKRWMEVWERDVMTPSMGIVNRFLEE